The following proteins are co-located in the Diaphorobacter sp. HDW4B genome:
- a CDS encoding LysR substrate-binding domain-containing protein, with translation MQIEQHNKRGGVRMPSTEALRGFEAVARLGSFERAARELSLTASAIRKRVNGLEELVGAELFDRRSNSIIPTEAGIKYLESVKPILNMLIALPSFAQPQATTTRLRITATPTFARAMLASSIQGFMNMYPHIDVELVVVPPVFDYPSTNADVEIRAGDAAAFGGIPLTNDVVMPMASPVLLKSMPEMSSPRDLQHAPLIRTTLEPWQPWFQAALLDWPEPQQGPKFQDLGLIYEAALKGHGVALCRLSLVRDWLLNDTLRPLFNVFSRPDNQYYALTNSKSEEVRLFVHWLQSLCSEQSMQAQELAQLACSKHGVH, from the coding sequence ATGCAGATAGAACAGCACAACAAGCGCGGGGGCGTGCGCATGCCGTCCACGGAGGCGCTGCGAGGGTTTGAGGCCGTGGCGCGGCTGGGGAGTTTTGAGCGGGCGGCGCGGGAGCTGAGTCTTACCGCGAGCGCGATTCGCAAGCGCGTGAATGGGCTGGAAGAACTTGTGGGCGCGGAGCTGTTTGATCGGCGCAGCAATTCCATCATTCCTACCGAGGCGGGGATCAAGTATCTGGAGTCGGTCAAGCCGATTCTGAACATGTTGATTGCGCTGCCGTCGTTTGCGCAGCCGCAGGCCACTACGACTCGGTTGCGGATCACGGCCACGCCTACGTTTGCGCGGGCGATGCTGGCCAGCAGCATTCAGGGGTTCATGAACATGTACCCGCACATCGATGTGGAACTGGTCGTGGTGCCGCCGGTGTTCGATTACCCTTCGACCAATGCCGATGTGGAGATTCGTGCGGGCGATGCGGCTGCGTTTGGCGGCATTCCGCTGACCAACGATGTGGTGATGCCGATGGCGTCGCCGGTGTTGCTCAAGTCGATGCCGGAGATGAGCAGTCCTCGCGATCTGCAGCATGCGCCGCTGATTCGCACGACGCTGGAGCCGTGGCAGCCGTGGTTTCAGGCCGCGTTGCTCGATTGGCCGGAGCCGCAGCAGGGGCCCAAGTTTCAGGATCTGGGCCTGATTTACGAGGCTGCGTTGAAAGGCCATGGCGTGGCGTTGTGCCGCCTGAGCCTGGTGCGCGACTGGCTGTTGAACGATACGCTAAGGCCGTTGTTCAATGTGTTTTCGCGGCCCGACAATCAGTATTACGCGCTGACCAATTCCAAGTCGGAAGAGGTCAGGTTGTTTGTGCATTGGCTGCAGTCGCTGTGCTCCGAACAGTCCATGCAGGCGCAGGAACTGGCGCAACTGGCCTGCTCAAAGCACGGCGTGCATTGA
- a CDS encoding alpha-hydroxy acid oxidase — MFYDYADSGSWTESTYQANESDFQKIKFRQRVARNIADRSIKSTMAGVPVNMPVAIAPTGLAGMQHADGEIHAARACEKFGIPYTLSTMSIASIEDIAAHTKAPFWFQLYVMKDREFIGRLIDRAKAAHCGALVVTLDLQVIGQRHKDLRNGLTAPPRITLGNMLNFATKPTWCLNMLRTHRREFGNVIGHVSGVDDMGSLLSWTAQQFDPTLNWSDIAWIKKRWGGKLVLKGVLDVEDARLAAACGVDALVVSNHGGRQLDGALSSIAVLPAIADAVGNQVELWLDSGIRSGQDVLKAIALGARGTMIGRPHLYGLGAFGEAGVTRCLEILAKELDTTMAFCGHTDIRAVGRDVLHPDSIPN, encoded by the coding sequence ATGTTCTACGACTACGCCGACAGCGGCAGTTGGACCGAGAGCACTTACCAGGCCAACGAGAGCGACTTCCAGAAAATCAAGTTCCGTCAGCGCGTGGCCCGCAACATCGCAGATCGCAGCATCAAGAGCACGATGGCGGGCGTTCCGGTCAACATGCCGGTGGCGATCGCGCCCACGGGCTTGGCGGGCATGCAGCATGCCGATGGCGAAATTCACGCGGCGCGCGCCTGCGAAAAATTCGGCATTCCGTACACGCTGAGCACGATGAGCATCGCCTCCATCGAGGACATCGCCGCGCACACCAAGGCACCGTTCTGGTTTCAGCTCTACGTGATGAAGGACCGCGAGTTCATCGGTCGCCTCATCGACCGCGCCAAGGCCGCCCACTGCGGCGCGCTGGTGGTCACGCTCGACCTGCAGGTCATCGGCCAACGCCACAAGGATCTGCGCAACGGCCTGACTGCGCCGCCGCGCATCACGCTCGGCAACATGCTGAACTTTGCGACCAAGCCGACCTGGTGCCTGAACATGCTGCGCACCCATCGCCGTGAATTCGGCAACGTGATCGGCCATGTCTCGGGCGTGGACGACATGGGCTCGCTGCTGTCGTGGACAGCGCAGCAGTTCGACCCGACGCTGAACTGGTCCGACATCGCGTGGATCAAAAAACGCTGGGGCGGCAAGCTGGTGCTCAAGGGCGTGCTCGATGTGGAAGATGCGCGTCTTGCAGCAGCCTGCGGTGTCGATGCGCTCGTGGTCTCCAACCACGGTGGTCGCCAATTGGACGGCGCGCTGTCGTCCATCGCGGTGCTTCCCGCCATTGCAGACGCCGTCGGCAATCAGGTCGAACTCTGGCTGGACAGCGGCATTCGCAGCGGACAGGACGTGCTCAAGGCCATCGCCCTCGGTGCACGCGGCACGATGATCGGTCGCCCGCATCTCTACGGCTTGGGCGCTTTCGGCGAAGCGGGCGTGACCCGTTGCCTGGAAATCCTCGCCAAGGAACTCGACACCACCATGGCCTTCTGCGGCCATACCGACATCCGCGCCGTAGGCCGCGATGTGCTGCATCCCGACAGCATTCCCAACTGA
- a CDS encoding ABC transporter ATP-binding protein: MTNHAINQSNNMAEPLLSVRDLAVNYGPVKAVKGISFDLMPGQITTLVGANGAGKSTTLLALSGLVKKLTGRVMFGGKDVSALKPHQLVAGGLVQVAEGRATLTRLTVRENLQLGAYTRKDSAAEQAADLERIYTLFPRLKERDSGYAGNLSGGEQQMLAIGRALMAKPRVLLLDEPSMGLAPIIVQDIFRTLKNINREGLTIFLVEQNVRQALKISDHAYVLETGSIVLEGTGQALLGNAKVQEAYLGG, encoded by the coding sequence ATGACCAACCACGCCATCAACCAAAGCAACAACATGGCCGAGCCGCTGCTGTCGGTGCGTGATCTCGCCGTGAACTACGGACCTGTGAAGGCCGTCAAGGGCATCTCGTTCGACCTGATGCCCGGCCAGATCACCACGCTCGTCGGAGCCAACGGCGCGGGCAAATCGACCACGCTGCTCGCGCTCTCCGGCCTTGTGAAAAAGCTCACGGGCCGCGTGATGTTCGGCGGCAAGGATGTCAGCGCACTCAAGCCGCACCAACTGGTGGCGGGCGGGCTGGTGCAAGTGGCCGAAGGCCGCGCCACGCTCACGCGCCTGACGGTGCGCGAGAACCTGCAGCTCGGCGCCTACACCCGCAAGGATTCCGCCGCCGAACAGGCCGCCGATCTGGAGCGCATCTACACGCTGTTCCCGCGCCTCAAGGAGCGCGACAGCGGCTACGCGGGCAACCTCTCGGGCGGTGAGCAGCAGATGTTGGCCATCGGCCGCGCCCTCATGGCCAAGCCGCGTGTGCTGCTGCTCGACGAGCCATCGATGGGTCTCGCGCCCATCATCGTGCAGGACATTTTCCGCACTCTCAAGAACATCAACCGCGAAGGTCTCACCATCTTTCTGGTGGAGCAGAACGTGCGTCAGGCGCTGAAGATTTCGGACCACGCCTACGTGCTCGAAACCGGCTCCATCGTGCTCGAAGGCACGGGTCAGGCCCTGCTCGGCAACGCCAAGGTGCAGGAAGCCTATCTCGGGGGCTAA
- a CDS encoding ABC transporter ATP-binding protein, protein MLQLKNVSRHFGGLRVLEDVNLSVPANTIFGLIGPNGAGKTTVLNIITGLLPPSSGEVLFNGVSLVGQKPHKITQGGIARTFQNIRIFKEMSLLDNVAVGMHSNLDYGFASVFLRGSKFQAAERAAREKAYELLSWVRLEHKCDELAESLSYGEQRRLELARALATDPKLLLLDEPVAGMNSTEKEELMHEVRNIHARGFTIFMIEHDMRFVMGLCKEIAVLNFGKIISHGAPDHVRNDPQVIEAYLGRDDDDETAQAVGAAR, encoded by the coding sequence CTGCTCCAGTTGAAGAACGTGTCACGCCATTTCGGTGGTCTGCGCGTGCTGGAAGACGTGAACCTGAGCGTGCCCGCCAACACCATCTTCGGCCTGATCGGCCCGAACGGTGCGGGCAAGACCACGGTGCTGAACATCATCACCGGCCTGCTGCCACCCTCTTCCGGCGAAGTGCTTTTCAACGGCGTTTCGCTGGTCGGCCAGAAGCCCCACAAGATCACGCAAGGCGGCATCGCGCGCACGTTCCAGAACATCCGCATCTTCAAGGAAATGTCCCTGCTCGACAACGTCGCCGTGGGCATGCACTCGAATCTGGACTACGGATTTGCCAGCGTGTTTCTGCGTGGCAGCAAGTTCCAGGCTGCCGAACGCGCAGCGCGCGAGAAGGCCTACGAACTGCTGTCGTGGGTGCGCCTGGAACACAAGTGCGACGAACTGGCCGAGAGCCTTTCGTACGGCGAACAGCGCCGTCTGGAACTGGCCCGTGCGCTCGCCACCGACCCCAAGCTGCTGCTGCTCGACGAGCCGGTCGCGGGCATGAACTCGACCGAAAAGGAAGAGCTGATGCACGAGGTGCGCAACATCCACGCACGCGGCTTCACCATCTTCATGATCGAGCACGACATGCGCTTCGTGATGGGTCTGTGCAAGGAAATCGCGGTGCTGAATTTTGGCAAGATCATCTCGCACGGCGCCCCCGACCACGTGCGCAACGATCCGCAGGTGATCGAGGCCTATCTGGGCCGTGACGATGACGACGAAACCGCCCAAGCCGTGGGAGCCGCACGATGA
- a CDS encoding branched-chain amino acid ABC transporter permease, producing the protein MEYFENFWQIYSNLVLTLGINALLALSIYITLSCGMLSLANAAFMGIGAYTASILTMTHEAPFALALAGGIAAPMFVAFFLGKAVMRLSGVYLAMATLAFGEVVRIFILNLEDYTGGALGLNGIPNSTEWWHVLLALVVVIAMLACMRRSKVGRALEAIKEDETAAGLMGIDTNANKMMAFIIGAGIAGLAGALSAHLTFFIGPNEYGFDRAVEILTMAILGGVNSLIGPVVGSLFLTLLPEVLRGLKDFRLVVNGMLLIVIILFLPRGLWDPARFKRMFGGTKHAEVKGDAK; encoded by the coding sequence ATGGAATATTTTGAAAATTTCTGGCAGATCTACAGCAATCTGGTGCTGACGCTGGGCATCAACGCCCTGCTCGCGCTGTCGATCTACATCACGCTGTCCTGCGGCATGCTGTCACTCGCGAACGCTGCATTCATGGGCATTGGCGCGTACACCGCATCCATCCTCACGATGACGCATGAAGCGCCCTTCGCGCTCGCATTGGCGGGCGGCATCGCCGCGCCCATGTTCGTTGCGTTCTTTCTCGGCAAGGCAGTGATGCGCCTGTCGGGTGTGTACCTTGCGATGGCGACGCTCGCCTTCGGCGAAGTGGTGCGCATCTTCATCCTCAATCTGGAAGACTACACCGGCGGCGCGCTGGGCCTGAACGGCATTCCCAACAGCACCGAGTGGTGGCATGTGCTGCTCGCGCTGGTCGTCGTGATCGCCATGCTCGCCTGCATGCGCCGCTCCAAGGTGGGCCGCGCGCTCGAAGCCATCAAGGAAGACGAAACCGCTGCCGGCCTGATGGGCATCGACACCAACGCCAACAAGATGATGGCCTTCATCATCGGTGCGGGCATTGCAGGTCTGGCGGGCGCGTTGAGTGCTCACCTCACCTTCTTCATCGGCCCGAACGAGTACGGTTTCGACCGCGCCGTGGAAATTCTCACCATGGCGATTCTGGGCGGCGTGAACTCGCTGATCGGCCCCGTGGTCGGTTCGCTGTTCCTCACGCTGCTGCCCGAAGTGCTGCGCGGCCTGAAGGACTTCCGCCTTGTCGTCAACGGCATGCTGCTCATCGTGATCATTCTGTTCCTGCCGCGCGGCCTGTGGGACCCGGCGCGCTTCAAGCGCATGTTCGGCGGCACAAAGCATGCTGAAGTGAAGGGAGACGCGAAGTGA
- a CDS encoding branched-chain amino acid ABC transporter permease yields the protein MLEQQLFNALSLGCVYALFALGFTLVFGVLGVINLSHGAVFMVGAYAALAAVQNLGLPLWAAIIFAFLVSGCVGALVDVLVLRPLRKRNAPHLIPMIATIGVAIVLNNLAQGIAGAENKRFPTDVLPQESLDFLGLHITVIELGIILLSFVLMVALVLVIGRTQLGRALRAIAESPKAALLLGINVEWLFIITSFVAAGLGGVAGTLVGVYSNALFPLMGQPILHKGIAVIILGGMGDIRGAMLAGLFLGFAEVMSVAYIGSNMRDAVAFGVLFLVLILRPQGLLGRIQERKA from the coding sequence ATGCTGGAACAGCAGTTATTCAATGCCCTGTCGCTCGGGTGCGTCTACGCGCTTTTCGCGTTGGGCTTCACGCTCGTCTTCGGCGTGCTGGGCGTCATCAATCTCTCGCATGGTGCGGTGTTCATGGTGGGCGCGTATGCGGCCCTTGCCGCCGTGCAGAACCTCGGTCTGCCGCTGTGGGCCGCCATCATTTTTGCCTTCCTGGTCTCGGGCTGCGTGGGCGCGCTGGTCGATGTGCTGGTGCTCAGGCCGCTGCGCAAACGCAATGCGCCGCATCTGATTCCGATGATCGCCACCATCGGCGTGGCCATCGTGCTCAACAACCTCGCGCAAGGCATTGCGGGCGCTGAAAACAAGCGCTTTCCCACCGATGTGCTGCCGCAGGAATCGCTGGATTTTCTGGGCCTGCACATCACCGTCATCGAACTCGGCATCATCCTGCTGTCGTTCGTGCTGATGGTTGCGCTGGTGCTGGTGATCGGTCGCACGCAACTGGGCCGCGCCCTGCGCGCCATCGCCGAATCGCCCAAGGCCGCGCTGCTGCTGGGCATCAACGTGGAATGGCTGTTCATCATCACGTCGTTCGTGGCTGCGGGCCTCGGCGGTGTGGCGGGCACGCTGGTCGGTGTGTATTCCAATGCGCTGTTCCCGCTGATGGGTCAGCCCATCCTGCACAAGGGCATTGCCGTGATCATTCTCGGCGGCATGGGCGACATTCGTGGCGCGATGCTGGCCGGTTTGTTCCTTGGTTTTGCCGAAGTGATGAGCGTGGCCTACATCGGCTCGAACATGCGCGATGCCGTGGCTTTCGGCGTGCTGTTCCTCGTGCTGATTCTGCGCCCACAAGGTCTGCTGGGCCGCATTCAAGAGCGCAAAGCGTAA
- a CDS encoding ABC transporter substrate-binding protein: protein MKFSQLAFAMSAIGAAALMTATGAQAADIKIGAAEALSGGAAQYGISIRNAQQLAVEQINAAGGVNGDKLVLVVEDEQGKKEEAINVFKKLIFQDRVLMIFGPTLSNSAQAAFPIAQAAKIPAFGTSTTADGITSIGDFTFRNAVTEADVLPETLKAAIKAGNVKKVAVMYGNDDVFTKSGYDNFKKALADQNIPVTTTETFAKGDVDFKAQLTKIKASNPDAIVLSALLAEGAPIMVQARQIGLNIPVIGGNGMNSVKVFDLAKGASDGLWVGSPWSSENKTAENTKFIESYTQKYKTAPDQFAAQAYDGIQIAATALKGIKLTGKIEADRKALRDALANVKHTGATGPFAFRRVNDKAGKPAGYDADQKPLISVTRDGRYTIAK, encoded by the coding sequence ATGAAGTTCAGCCAACTGGCATTTGCCATGTCCGCAATCGGCGCAGCAGCCCTGATGACAGCTACCGGCGCGCAAGCGGCCGACATCAAGATCGGCGCTGCCGAGGCGCTCAGCGGTGGTGCCGCGCAGTACGGCATTTCGATCCGCAATGCACAGCAACTGGCCGTCGAGCAGATCAACGCTGCTGGTGGCGTGAATGGCGACAAGCTGGTGCTGGTGGTGGAAGACGAGCAAGGCAAGAAGGAAGAGGCGATCAACGTCTTCAAGAAGCTGATTTTCCAGGACCGCGTGCTGATGATTTTCGGCCCGACGCTGTCCAACTCGGCTCAGGCAGCTTTCCCGATTGCGCAAGCCGCCAAGATTCCTGCGTTCGGCACATCGACGACCGCAGACGGCATCACCTCGATCGGTGACTTCACTTTCCGCAACGCCGTGACCGAAGCCGACGTGCTGCCCGAAACCCTGAAGGCTGCCATCAAGGCCGGCAACGTGAAGAAAGTGGCCGTGATGTACGGCAACGACGACGTGTTCACCAAGAGCGGCTACGACAACTTCAAGAAGGCTCTGGCCGACCAGAACATTCCCGTGACCACGACCGAAACGTTTGCCAAGGGCGACGTGGACTTCAAGGCCCAGCTCACCAAGATCAAGGCCAGCAACCCCGACGCCATCGTGCTGTCCGCGCTGCTCGCCGAAGGCGCGCCCATCATGGTGCAGGCCCGTCAGATCGGCCTGAACATTCCGGTGATCGGTGGCAACGGCATGAACTCCGTGAAGGTGTTCGACCTGGCCAAGGGCGCCAGCGATGGCCTGTGGGTGGGCAGCCCATGGTCTTCAGAAAACAAGACTGCCGAGAACACCAAGTTCATCGAGAGCTACACACAGAAGTACAAGACCGCTCCCGACCAGTTCGCTGCTCAGGCGTATGACGGCATCCAGATCGCCGCCACCGCGCTCAAGGGCATCAAGCTGACGGGCAAGATCGAAGCCGACCGCAAGGCACTGCGCGATGCGCTGGCCAATGTGAAGCACACCGGCGCAACCGGCCCCTTCGCTTTCCGCCGCGTGAACGACAAGGCAGGCAAGCCCGCTGGCTACGATGCGGACCAGAAGCCGCTCATCAGCGTGACGCGCGACGGTCGCTACACCATCGCCAAGTAA
- a CDS encoding M14 family metallocarboxypeptidase, with protein MSAALLAACTSTPLPPWPTHPGTGTVATTPSSADRAAPPMPRQGQVLPPLGTQRPQQPQPYDQQQVQTGAVSSSPLSANSVDDPQANANLPYSTAVAARFPAPDVRYATPGLEQGRRAFTTNNELSNWLNQLAATSTGRTRAQVQTIGSSQRGAPLQAIIITQAAGTTPAALDDSQRPTIMLIGQQHGDEPAGSEALLIVARELAQGLLEPLLQRINVVIVPRANPDGADAHKRVTANGVDMNRDHLLLNTPEAQALAKLTNAYRPIAVIDAHEYTVVGRYLQKFNAVQKYDALLQHATAANMPEFVTKAATQWYLDPMRKALQDQQLTADWYYTTSTDLAERSLSMGGAQPDTGRNVNGLKNSVSLLVETRGVGMDRTDIQRRVHAQVTAISSALRTTSERASELQQVRSFVTREVSSQACRGSAVIEAAQTPEKRDVTMLDPNTGADMTLNVDWNSSLRLRTLKTRPRPCGYWLSAHSNTAVERLQMLGVQVMRVAESGNVLADTYTENGRTTTERPDVRGTVAGAGPITRVSVTPTRSAIDIPEGSFYVPLNQAMANVAIAALEPDSQNSFFANSLIDDLASVARIMTVPALVFEDTD; from the coding sequence ATGTCCGCCGCACTGCTGGCCGCCTGCACCAGCACCCCCCTGCCGCCATGGCCCACCCATCCCGGCACAGGCACGGTCGCTACCACCCCGTCTTCCGCCGATCGCGCTGCGCCACCCATGCCCCGCCAGGGCCAGGTGCTGCCACCGCTCGGCACCCAACGCCCGCAGCAGCCCCAGCCATACGACCAGCAACAGGTGCAGACCGGCGCAGTGAGCAGCTCGCCGCTGTCGGCCAATTCGGTCGATGACCCGCAAGCCAACGCCAATCTGCCCTACAGCACCGCCGTGGCTGCCCGCTTTCCGGCGCCCGACGTGCGCTACGCGACACCCGGCCTCGAACAAGGCCGTCGCGCGTTCACGACCAACAACGAACTCTCCAACTGGCTGAACCAGCTCGCCGCCACCAGCACCGGCCGCACGCGCGCGCAGGTGCAGACCATCGGCTCGTCGCAACGCGGTGCGCCGCTGCAGGCCATCATCATCACGCAGGCCGCAGGCACCACACCCGCCGCGCTGGACGACTCCCAGCGCCCGACCATCATGCTGATCGGCCAACAGCATGGCGATGAACCCGCAGGCTCCGAAGCCCTGCTGATCGTCGCCCGCGAACTCGCACAAGGCCTGCTGGAGCCGCTGCTCCAGCGCATCAACGTCGTGATCGTGCCACGCGCCAACCCCGACGGCGCAGACGCCCACAAGCGCGTGACCGCCAACGGCGTCGACATGAACCGCGACCACCTGCTGCTGAACACGCCGGAAGCGCAGGCCCTTGCCAAGCTCACCAACGCCTACCGCCCGATCGCCGTGATCGACGCGCATGAATACACCGTCGTCGGTCGCTATCTGCAGAAATTCAACGCCGTGCAGAAATACGACGCGCTGCTGCAGCACGCCACCGCCGCCAACATGCCCGAGTTCGTGACCAAGGCCGCCACGCAGTGGTATCTCGACCCCATGCGCAAGGCACTGCAGGACCAGCAGCTCACCGCTGACTGGTACTACACCACCTCCACCGACCTGGCCGAACGCAGCCTCTCCATGGGCGGCGCGCAGCCCGACACAGGCCGCAACGTCAATGGCCTGAAGAACTCCGTCAGCCTGCTCGTCGAAACCCGCGGCGTCGGCATGGATCGCACCGACATTCAGCGCCGCGTCCACGCCCAGGTCACCGCCATCAGCTCGGCCCTGCGCACCACATCCGAGCGCGCAAGCGAACTGCAGCAAGTGCGCTCCTTCGTCACCCGCGAAGTCTCCTCTCAGGCCTGCCGTGGCAGCGCCGTCATCGAAGCTGCCCAGACCCCGGAAAAGCGCGACGTCACCATGCTCGACCCGAACACCGGTGCCGACATGACGCTCAACGTCGACTGGAACTCCTCGCTGCGCCTGCGCACTCTGAAGACCCGCCCTCGCCCCTGCGGCTACTGGCTCTCGGCCCACTCGAACACCGCCGTCGAACGCCTGCAGATGCTGGGCGTGCAAGTCATGCGCGTGGCCGAATCCGGCAACGTCCTGGCCGACACCTACACTGAAAACGGCCGCACCACCACCGAACGCCCCGACGTGCGAGGCACCGTCGCAGGCGCTGGCCCGATCACCCGCGTAAGCGTCACCCCCACCCGCAGCGCCATCGACATCCCCGAAGGCAGCTTCTACGTGCCGCTCAATCAAGCCATGGCCAACGTCGCCATCGCCGCACTCGAGCCCGACTCGCAGAACAGCTTCTTCGCCAACAGCCTCATCGACGACCTCGCCAGCGTGGCCCGCATCATGACCGTGCCCGCACTGGTGTTCGAAGACACGGACTGA
- a CDS encoding DEAD/DEAH box helicase: MTFDELELDPAILQAVTEQGYTNPTPIQEQAIPAVLSGKDLLAGAQTGTGKTAAFTLPMLTRLAKGTAPANKFGGKGIRALVLTPTRELAAQVEESVRAYGKHLKINSSVVFGGVGMKPQIDRIKRGVDVLVATPGRLLDLEQQGFLDLSKVEILVLDEADRMLDMGFIHDVKKVLKLVPAEKQSLLFSATFSDEIRELAGNLLRNPQSIQVTPSNTTVQRISQIIHPVGRAKKKDVLLHIIRENDWSQVLVFTRTKFGANNVADFLTKNGVKAMALHGNKSQSARTQALGGFKSGEIRALVATDIAARGIDIDDLPHVVNYEIPNVSEDYVHRIGRTGRAGREGHAVSLVCMDEEGFMMDIERFTKQEIPVQVLEGFGPAPDEVAQPIAMGRQTIWGGAGKPPGRDVMQAAAKAARQEMMERIRTTKATQGDTRGKRGGGKRAPAADGQGESSNEGALQDQQPMRAERRHSQERGERGERNHDRQGQGQGQGPRDDNRRGPRRGPGQSLQNNNGGRGRRQEGGGNGRSAGGNNGANGANGGYGGNGGGNANGNGGNGGGRRHDDSQPRGENAHLGTQLGHLGGPRHNSRGAGGQPDPMRTSVDSMGSGRRGGGGGFRGGNGGGGGFGGGNRGGFGGGNGGGGNRGGRFGGGGR, from the coding sequence ATGACATTTGACGAATTAGAGCTGGACCCGGCTATTTTGCAAGCCGTGACCGAACAGGGCTACACCAACCCGACTCCCATTCAAGAGCAAGCGATTCCGGCAGTCCTCAGCGGCAAGGATCTGCTCGCTGGAGCCCAGACCGGCACCGGCAAGACAGCGGCCTTCACGCTGCCCATGCTCACCCGCCTCGCCAAGGGTACCGCACCTGCGAACAAGTTTGGCGGAAAGGGCATCCGCGCCCTGGTGCTGACACCCACCCGCGAGTTGGCCGCCCAGGTCGAGGAATCGGTGCGCGCCTACGGCAAGCATCTGAAGATCAATTCCAGCGTCGTCTTCGGCGGCGTGGGCATGAAGCCGCAGATCGACCGCATCAAGCGCGGCGTGGACGTGCTGGTGGCAACACCCGGCCGTCTGCTCGATCTGGAGCAACAGGGCTTTCTCGACCTCTCGAAGGTCGAAATCCTGGTCCTCGACGAAGCCGACCGCATGCTGGACATGGGCTTCATCCACGACGTGAAGAAGGTGCTCAAGCTGGTTCCCGCTGAAAAGCAGAGCCTGCTGTTCTCGGCCACGTTCAGCGACGAAATCCGCGAACTCGCCGGCAACCTGCTGCGCAACCCGCAATCGATCCAGGTCACGCCCAGCAACACCACGGTTCAGCGCATCAGCCAGATCATCCACCCGGTGGGCCGCGCCAAGAAGAAGGACGTGCTGCTGCACATCATTCGCGAGAATGACTGGAGCCAGGTGCTGGTCTTCACACGCACCAAGTTCGGCGCCAACAACGTGGCCGACTTCCTCACCAAGAACGGCGTGAAGGCCATGGCGCTGCACGGCAACAAGAGCCAGAGCGCCCGCACGCAGGCTCTGGGCGGCTTCAAGAGCGGCGAAATCCGCGCACTGGTGGCCACCGACATCGCGGCTCGCGGCATCGACATCGACGATCTGCCGCACGTCGTGAACTACGAAATCCCGAACGTCTCGGAAGACTACGTGCACCGCATCGGCCGCACCGGCCGCGCCGGTCGCGAAGGCCACGCCGTGAGCCTGGTCTGCATGGACGAAGAAGGCTTCATGATGGACATCGAGCGCTTCACCAAGCAGGAAATCCCTGTGCAGGTGCTCGAAGGCTTCGGCCCAGCCCCTGACGAAGTGGCCCAGCCGATCGCCATGGGTCGCCAGACCATCTGGGGCGGCGCCGGCAAGCCACCAGGACGCGACGTGATGCAGGCTGCCGCCAAGGCCGCCCGTCAGGAAATGATGGAACGCATCCGCACCACCAAGGCCACTCAAGGCGACACACGCGGCAAGCGCGGCGGTGGCAAGCGTGCCCCTGCAGCCGATGGTCAGGGCGAGTCGTCCAACGAAGGTGCTTTGCAAGATCAGCAACCGATGCGCGCCGAGCGTCGCCACTCGCAAGAGCGTGGTGAACGCGGAGAACGCAACCACGACCGTCAAGGACAAGGTCAGGGCCAAGGCCCGCGTGACGACAACCGCCGCGGCCCACGCCGTGGTCCAGGCCAGTCGCTGCAGAACAACAACGGCGGCCGTGGTCGTCGTCAGGAAGGCGGCGGCAACGGTCGCAGCGCCGGTGGCAACAACGGCGCGAACGGTGCCAATGGCGGGTACGGCGGCAATGGTGGTGGCAACGCCAATGGCAATGGCGGCAACGGTGGCGGTCGTCGCCACGACGACAGCCAGCCACGCGGCGAAAACGCCCACCTTGGCACGCAACTGGGCCACCTCGGCGGCCCACGCCACAACTCGCGCGGCGCAGGCGGTCAGCCTGACCCGATGCGCACCAGCGTCGACAGCATGGGCAGTGGTCGTCGCGGCGGCGGCGGCGGTTTCCGTGGCGGCAACGGCGGTGGTGGCGGCTTCGGCGGCGGCAACCGTGGTGGTTTCGGTGGCGGCAATGGCGGCGGTGGCAATCGCGGCGGCCGTTTCGGCGGCGGCGGTCGCTGA